One window of the Colletotrichum lupini chromosome 9, complete sequence genome contains the following:
- a CDS encoding pfs domain-containing protein, translated as MEVVGAVASFIAIGQALSTARHVAHIARAIPGIENELRWLQNEVEALGLIEAELAKAGVIASDSKFETLYLEKAMLQLTESTRSLEEIRKRCTRPLSADGKDKIKKRAWFWLQAELSDCRSKARDARENLQLALQSINAQSITKLVLQIESLSMQIVPHVQRLESFPGTGDAPESPKYIDETSTRLDEDSTAFQDDKTPQAVAWVIGQGTTDIFLYLFQIWEDQILNGNYDDSWFYEAHDKIVNTPSLPEEKMQVLTRILSAGKWTVNASQTPLHDALCRGDFDAAFRAAEDSSWALNQRNYEGNTPLHIAATQGHLNSVKHLVRLGCDINEANWTGCTALMLASKGGHILTVQYLIDAGSWVNATDRGGDTAMMVAATTGHNNLAAVIRSLIRAGASVNITDQQGFYAIHHLTSSYNKGRVIRESLRVLLEAGADIESRNRPGRTPLLVSIQSGDCRGTQCLIEAGAQTTYVTRDGWGLLHEAALYGTTKTLRYLSTLNLQDINTGLRTGDGETPWDYLVFSIHAQDWQRAGTLTLTSKRQEAFVSLFKSIRDRNLTVDIERLEWLLQYLRDRDQRGAIAALSPLIKQKEDWKRWEILGTYKAIGLQIREEMWEAAVESVEEVIDCLRERMATSPCDSESYYDPKTHTIYRARELV; from the exons ATGGAAGTCGTCGGGGCGGTGGCAAGCTTTATAGCCATAGGCCAGGCTTTAAGCACTGCTCGCCATGTCGCTCACATTGCCCGAGCGATCCCGGGGATAGAGAACGAGCTGAGGTGGCTCCAAAATGAG GTCGAAGCTTTAGGATTAATCGAAGCAGAACTCGCTAAGGCGGGAGTCATTGCCAGTGATTCAAAATTCGAAACACTGTACCTAGAAAAGGCCATGCTTCAGCTTACAGAATCCACGAGAAGCCTCGAAGAAATCCGAAAACGCTGCACTCGACCACTGAGTGCCGACGGCAAAGACAAGATCAAAAAGAGAGCATGGTTCTGGCTACAAGCTGAGCTCTCTGACTGTCGAAGTAAAGCGCGAGATGCCAGAGAAAACCTCCAACTTGCGCTCCAATCAATCAATGCTCAATCTATCAC GAAGCTCGTTTTGCAGATCGAGAGTCTAAGCATGCAGATCGTTCCGCATGTTCAACGGCTTGAAAGCTTTCCAGGTACCGGTGACGCTCCGGAGAGCCCGAAATACATAGATGAGACGTCAACCCGCCTTGATGAAGACTCGACAGCATTCCAAGATGACAAAACTCCACAAGCTGTAGCT TGGGTCATAGGTCAAGGAACAACAGACATATTTCTCTATTTGTTCCAGATTTGGGAAGATCAGATATTAAATGGAAATTACGACGA CTCTTGGTTCTATGAGGCGCACGATAAGATTGTCAACACGCCTTCTCTACCCGAAGAGAAGATGCAAGTACTCACTCGAATCTTGTCTGCTGGTAAATGGACCGTGAATGCTAGTCAAACCCCGCTGCATGATGCCCTTTGCAGAGGTGATTTCGACGCTGCTTTTCGAGCTGCCGAAGATTCCAGTTGGGCCCTCAATCAGCGGAACTACGAAGGTAACACGCCGTTACACATCGCTGCAACACAAGGTCATCTCAACAGTGTCAAACATCTCGTGCGTTTAGGTTGTGATATCAACGAGGCCAACTGGACGGGCTGCACTGCTCTAATGCTTGCTTCGAAGGGCGGCCATATACTCACGGTGCAATACTTGATTGATGCTGGTAGCTGGGTCAATGCCACTGACAGAGGGGGCGATACTGCGATGATGGTTGCTGCCACGACGGGGCACAATAATCTAGCCGCAGTCATTCGATCTCTAATCCGTGCGGGAGCATCAGTAAACATTACTGACCAGCAAGGGTTTTATGCCATCCATCATCTTACTTCGTCTTACAACAAAGGTCGTGTTATTCGAGAGAGCTTAAGAGTCCTTCTAGAAGCCGGCGCTGACATCGAATCCCGAAATCGTCCTGGGAGGACTCCGCTCTTGGTTTCGATTCAGAGCGGAGACTGCAGAGGTACACAATGCCTGATCGAGGCAGGAGCACAGACGACATACGTAACACGCGATGGTTGGGGCTTGCTTCATGAAGCAGCTTTATATGGAACCACTAAGACGCTTCGATACCTTTCAACTCTCAACTTACAGGATATAAACACGGGTTTGCGTACCGGCGACGGAGAAACGCCTTGGGATTACTTGGTTTTCTCTATTCATGCGCAGGATTGGCAACGTGCAGGGACCTTAACGCTGACCTCAAAACGACAAGAAGCGTTTGTCTCGTTGTTCAAATCAATCAGAGATAGAAATTTGACGGTTGATATAGAGCGGCTGGAATGGCTACTACAATATTTGAGAGACAGGGATCAGCGAGGCGCCATAGCTGCATTGAGCCCTCTGATCAAGCAGAAAGAAGATTGGAAGCGATGGGAAATTCTTGGTACATACAAAGCCATCGGCTTACAGATCCGAGAAGAGATGTGGGAGGCAGCAGTTGAGTCTGTTGAAGAGGTTATCGACTGCTTGCGAGAAAGAATGGCCACATCCCCGTGCGACAGCGAATCGTACTACGATCCGAAAACTCATACCATATACCGAGCCAGAGAACTCGTATGA
- a CDS encoding major facilitator superfamily transporter, translated as MGASEKRSPSVEREEHAIHTVDSVIMDEKPIPQDEENRDWTGSAKKTDPEEIKLVRKLDWRIMVTDTLYYVLLEYDSPLEITSSDYLTDQSDYVDRNAIAQARLNNLEKDLGMSGTEFNTTVSILFVGYVLMQIPSNMLITRIQPGMYMSAWMLIWAVVSGCTALVQNYGGLVACRFFLGITEAPVASRIALLYCAQILATGLSSLIAAGIFAGMDGLNGIAGWRWLFIVEGAATGLVALFGFWLLPNTPLTTRWLNDRERELAHSRMEKDKLSDSDDKQASAMDGLKQAVKDKRTWLFCLMQNFHLSACSFNSFFPTLGFNTTITLVMTCPPFIFAGAAGILFGWSSGRLHERTWHITVGLGVAILGFVVAASTLNTAARYVACFIFPMGAYAVNSVIIGWASSTLSQTKEKKAVVLAMTNVGGQIGYIYGAYLWPKSDEPRYAIGFGASAGFALLSILCAWWIRVLLVRENRRIRASTTENVNLYGY; from the exons ATGGGTGCGAGCGAGAAGCGTTCACCTTCGGTGGAGCGCGAAGAGCATGCCATCCATACGGTTGACAGCGTGATCATGGACGAGAAGCCTATCCCCCAGGATGAGGAGAACCGCGACTGGACCGGGTCCGCGAAGAAGACCGACCCAGAGGAGATCAAGCTGGTGCGGAAGCTAGATTGGCGGATCATGGTAA CCGACACTCTGTATTATGTACTTCTTGAGTACGATTCCCCGCTCGAGATCACATCATCAGATTACCTGACTGACCAATCAGACTACGTCGATCGCAATGCCATTGCTCAGGCACGACTGAACAACTTGGAGAAGGATTTGGGCATGTCTGGAACCGAATTCAATACCACAGTTTCAAT TCTCTTCGTGGGCTACGTTCTCATGCAGATTCCGTCCAACATGTTGATCACCAGGATTCAACCCGGCATGTACATGAGCGCATGGATGTTGATCTGGGCTGTCGTCTCAG GATGCACGGCACTTGTCCAGAACTACGGAGGTCTTGTTGCTTGCAGATTCTTCCTCGGTATCACCGAAGCTCCT GTCGCCTCCCGCATCGCCCTCCTCTACTGCGCTCAGATCCTCGCAACAGGCCTCTCCTCCCTCATCGCAGCCGGCATCTTCGCCGGCATGGACGGCCTCAACGGCATCGCAGGCTGGCGCTGGCTCTTCATCGTCGAGGGCGCCGCCACGGGCCTCGTCGCCCTCTTCGGCTTCTGGCTCCTCCCCAACACGCCCCTGACGACGCGCTGGCTCAACGACCGCGAGCGCGAGCTCGCTCACTCCCGTATGGAGAAGGATAAGCTGTCCGACTCGGATGATAAGCAGGCTTCTGCTATGGATGGGCTGAAGCAGGCTGTGAAGGACAAGAGGACGTGGTTGTTCTGTTTGATGCAGAATTTCCATTTGAGTGCTTGCAGTTTCAACTCCTTCTTCCCC ACTCTCGGCTTCAACACGACCATCACCCTCGTCATGACGTGCCCGCCGTTCATCTTCGCCGGTGCAGCGGGTATCTTGTTCGGCTGGAGCTCCGGCAGACTTCACGAGAGAACATGGCACATCACGGTCGGCCTCGGCGTCGCGATTCTCGGTTTCGTGGTGGCTGCCTCCACACTCAACACGGCGGCTCGCTACGTTGCCTGCTTCATCTTCCCAATGGGAGCCTATGCCG TGAACTCCGTCATCATTGGCTGGGCCTCCTCAACGCTATCACAGaccaaggagaagaaggcagTCGTCCTCGCCATGACCAACGTCGGCGGCCAGATTGGCTACATCTACGGTGCCTACCTCTGGCCCAAGAGCGACGAGCCCCGCTACGCCATTGGCTTCGGTGCCTCTGCTGGCTTCGCTTTGCTCTCGATTCTCTGCGCTTGGTGGATTCGTGTCTTGCTTGTCAGGGAGAACCGGAGGATTCGGGCCTCCACCACGGAGAATGTGAACTTGTACGGATACTAG
- a CDS encoding acetyl-CoA acetyltransferase, with protein sequence MSIPKGISSVLKKAPSDVVILSSLRTPVCRSNRGQLKDAYPEELLSTVLKATLEANPNLDPKKIEDVAVGVVLSELGGSKAARMAMNHVGYPNDTSLYTVNRACSSSLQSIALIASQIRTETISVGIGAGMESMTRNYGSRAIPVDVWPALKESPVKDARDCIMAMGITSENVAERYGVSRADQDAFALRSHHNASRAREDGSFAKEIVPVTTRFQETDKQGNKVGEEQTITVTKDDGIRANMAIEALQKLKPAFKADGASTAGNSSQVSDGAAATLLMRRSTATELGLTDSIIGKFVGATTVGCAPDEMGIGPALAIPKLLGQFGLENKDVNRWEINEAFASQAIHCLRALELEQAYEDGKVNPDGGAIALGHPLGATGARMTSTLLHGLGRSGGEVGVVSMCVGTGMGMAGLFVRE encoded by the coding sequence ATGTCTATCCCCAAAGGAATCTCGTCCGTATTGAAGAAGGCGCCCTCCGACGTCGTCATTCTGTCGTCGCTGCGTACCCCCGTGTGCCGGTCGAACCGCGGACAGCTCAAGGACGCATACCCCGAAGAACTGCTCTCGACCGTCCTCAAGGCCACCCTCGAGGCCAACCCGAACCTCGACCCTAAGAAGATAGAAGATGTCGCAGTCGGTGTCGTCCTCTCGGAGCTTGGCGGCTCCAAGGCTGCCCGTATGGCCATGAACCACGTCGGCTACCCCAACGATACCTCCTTGTACACTGTCAACCGCGCCTGCTCGTCATCTCTGCAATCAATTGCCCTCATCGCATCGCAAATCAGGACCGAGACGATATCGGTGGGAATTGGTGCCGGAATGGAGAGCATGACCCGCAACTACGGCAGCCGTGCGATTCCGGTGGACGTGTGGCCCGCCCTCAAGGAGTCACCGGTCAAGGACGCGAGAGATTGCATTATGGCCATGGGCATCACATCTGAGAACGTCGCTGAGCGCTACGGCGTCTCCCGGGCGGACCAGGATGCGTTCGCGCTGCGCAGTCACCACAACGCCTCAAGGGCGAGAGAAGATGGCTCCTTCGCCAAGGAGATTGTTCCCGTCACAACAAGATTTCAGGAGACGGACAAGCAGGGCAACAAGGTCGGTGAGGAGCAGACAATCACAGTCACCAAGGACGACGGCATTCGCGCCAACATGGCGATTGAGGCCTTGCAGAAGCTGAAGCCGGCATTCAAGGCCGACGGCGCCAGCACAGCAGGCAACTCGTCGCAAGTGTCCGATGGCGCGGCCGCGACGCTCTTGATGCGCCGGAGCACCGCCACAGAGCTGGGTCTCACCGACAGCATCATCGGCAAGTTCGTCGGAGCCACCACCGTCGGATGCGCTCCCGATGAGATGGGTATCGGCCCCGCCCTGGCGATCCCCAAGCTTCTGGGTCAGTTCGGCCTGGAGAACAAGGACGTGAACCGTTGGGAAATCAACGAGGCCTTCGCCAGTCAAGCGATTCACTGCCTGAGAGCGCTCGAGCTGGAGCAGGCTTACGAGGATGGCAAGGTCAACCCCGACGGTGGTGCTATTGCCCTGGGCCACCCTCTGGGTGCCACCGGTGCCCGCATGACGAGCACCCTGCTCCACGGTCTCGGAAGATCTGGAGGCGAGGTCGGTGTTGTGAGCATGTGCGTCGGCACCGGAATGGGTATGGCTGGTCTGTTTGTAAGAGAGTAG